Part of the Benincasa hispida cultivar B227 chromosome 12, ASM972705v1, whole genome shotgun sequence genome is shown below.
TGGACCCTCAAATTTACATCTTTGTAgaaattataacaattgtatAAGTTCGAACGGTCGATTTTTATCATCTGCGGGTCTAACTTCTACAACTATCATAAATTTAAAGGTCCAATTTTAACCTTTGTAGAAGTTTGAAGGTCtaatttttacatttaaaaGTTTGAGGATGTATAATTGTAACTACAATCatactttaatatttttttagcgAATGAAAAGAAATTCAACCTTTCCAATGTTAAGGGAAGTAATTTATGGCAATTAAGTTGAACTATATGCTTACTTTGCGATAGTTTAGTCAATAAATTTTGATCCTTGCTTTATAGTAATGTAGCTATAAAAGTTTTAAATGAATTGCTCAATTTTTCaactttgattttaattatattggGAAACATCAACAACCAAGCCAAAAATTAGATGGATTTGATTAAATGGAATAgattttcaaaccaaattttatttgtttgattGTATTTTACACTCAATTAAACCTACTCACTTTTGCcgccatttatttatttagaacaTTCATCACTAGGTTTTGATTTTGTAATTACATGTATAATAGTAATCAACTCtattataaatcttaaaaattcGGATAGTTATAATCACCATATGTCATAttcaaatgttatttttctAATCTATTGTACCACCTAACCATGTACTATATCAAAAGTTTAACAATACTAGAGGGTTGtttagaattaaaatgaaaaatttagtcatcatttaataactatttaggttttgaaaatttatctttattttataatttggctaaaaattcaaatattatctTAAGAAAGATTATAATCAATGCAAAGAAATTACTAAAAGCAAgcacaacttttaaaaattaaaaaaaaaaactaaattgttaacAAATTAATCACAGGACCgtaatttgaaagaaattgtGCTTTTTTCTTAAAGGTTTCATATGATAATTATTTCGTGGgtagattttgattttaaaatttatgcttTTGTTAATTTCTTTATAATTCTATTATCATGATTTTcacttttctttaaaagaaattgatttattaggtaaaatctaaaaacaaaaaacaagaatattAATAGAAAGATCGATagaaagtagaaaaaaaaaatcaatggaaACATCGATagaaagtataaaaaaaattaataattaaaaaataaactttataagcTTGATTTTCAAATGTCAAATAccaaaaactaaatagttaataatcaaattaattgcacatgttacttttagaaatttaatacaTAGTTGAATTTTCTTAAAAGTTTAGGCCCTTTTGATAATTTGATGAcgatttagtttttagtttttaatttttgaaaattaagcctatgaatATTTCtttcatctttaaatttcttattttgttatctatttttttactaatattttgagaaactaagccaaattttgaaaactaaaaaaatagttttgaaaaaacttgtttttctttagaatttggctaaacaTTCCACTTTTATACGGAATAAAGATgcaaaccatttaaaaaattGGGAAGAAATATGCttcatttaaaacaaaacaaaaaaaaaatggttaccaagCAAAGCCTTGGCAAGGAGTTGGTCATTATAGTTCTAAGTTATTATAGTTGAgttataataacttgtatttgagatgtaaattattttagtttaggttataatagtatgtgtttgaggtgtaaactattttagtttgagaacgAACTagagcaaagaataaaaaaaatgatgaatgtaaaatagtaaaaattatagcaaatagtaaatactgtaataaatgagagttttgaaataatattaacGGTAGCCAATTGgggaatacaaaatagtatttattataACAAGAGATGATTATTATAGTATTAAGATAGTCGTTATCCCAAAACACACCATCGAATTTCGATGTGCACATATAACACaacaaaatcatttaaaattttaaaaaaagatattaaaaaaaaaatggaaagcaCTTCACAAATTATCCTTATATAAAGGGAAGGgatttgtattttgtttttgtggtgaaaagaaaaggaaaagaaaaaaaaaaaaaaaaaaaaaaaaaaaaaaaaaaaaaaaaaaaaaaaaaaaaaaaaaaaaacttgtatcCAAGTCTACAAAATCCCATTTGCCAAGCAGAGATTGTTTGCCCTCCTTCTCTCCCCAAAGGGAAGTTCAACCACCACCcaccttctttttcctttctcctCAACAGATGgctttaaataaaacaatgaattcattattatttcatCTGCTATCTGCTACTCCCTGACtatttatctctctctctccaaaaaaaaaagtcaatttttttttttttttttttaaaaattatcaatgaagaaattacaaaacAGGTAGAGAGAAAGTTAAACTCTTTTTTATATCTCCAAAATCATTAGTCTCTTTCTATCAAAATGTTATcaatatcttcttcttcttcttcttcttcttcaatggCCAAATCAGCCAAATGGGTTTTCAAATCAATTGGCCATTTCACAAATGAAGTCGTAAGcatttttctcttctctcttcttgACATCTTCGACATTGTGTTATGTTTTGTTTACAAAATGGCTGATTTCTTCTTTGAATCCCAATGGAAACCTTGTTATTGTTCTTCCCATAAAGAAGCTATTACAAGTAGTGATGGGAATAAGGTTTTGGTCTCTCAAAAAAATGTCTTGTCTTTGTCCACTAAACTTCAGCTTGAAGAAGTTTCTGATACTCTTTATACTCGTCCTTCTTATCTCTCTGAGATATCTAAGGTTATGCCTTTTCTTGTTGGTTCCACGACGACCACCGCGGTTGGGTCGACGTTTACTGTTAATTCCACCATTGTTGAAATGCTTCAAGACAAGATCAATGGTGGCCAAAATCCTAGATGGTCGGACTGTGATTGTAAACCTTGTACTCGTTGGTCTTCTTCCCCTAAACAATCGCTCTTTGTTCGTTCGCATGGACTGAAAGGTAATTTTAATTGCGCTCGtgtttgaattttagtttttgaacttCGATTTTACTTTTAAATGATTCATTTTGACCTTTGAATTCTTCTCAAGaggtctttctttcttttcttttcttttcttttcttttctttttctttttttttaatcttttagagTTTTGAAatgtcaattttctttttttttctttaaattttttgggGGAAAATATATTGTAGTTTCTAAACCTAAACTTTCGAGAAATAATTATTTTCGTTATTTTGATCACCTAATTTTAGCTAATGTTCTTACCTACATATTACCATTAAAATTGTGATAATTGTTTACTTTTTTAAGGAAATAATAAGAGGGGGAAAAAGGCCTAATCTTTCTTCCTTTTTGCAATTCTCTCTCTTAGCTAGGTTTCGAAAACATTAATGATAGTCAAAAAGATGTTTCTACCAATCTGATTTTTGTTATAAACCTATAACTTAGGtcctatatttatattaaaatgcaaTATAACCATAATGACAATggataatttaaaaaagaatgttcaaatatcatattttgaaaattaatctgaaaaggaaaaaaaaaatgtacggtttgaaaattagagatcaatttttttaaaatattcaaattgcaCTACCAAACAAGAATCATTAAAGCCGAAGCATAgtttaatcaaaatttatatgtattgtttttcttgaagttgaaagttcaaattaatctagtgactattaaaaaaaaggaaaaaaaaatgaaaatggagcATTTAAGCTTAATTATCATTGAATGCACATACAACTATTGAAACATAACTCAAGAATGGGTGGTTTTCAGATCACCCACGTGAAGACGTACTGTTCATTCATGGCTTCATTTCTTCATCGGCTTTCTGGACGGAAACCCTTTTCCCAAACTTCTCGGAGTCGGCTAAATCGTCATATCGGTTCCTCGCCGTTGATCTTCTCGGCTTTGGTCAAAGTCCGAAACCGGCTGATTCACTCTACACATTGAAAGAGCACGTCGACATGATCGAAACCTCGGTTCTCGAAGCGTACAAAGTCAAGTCCTTCCACATCGTTGCTCATTCCCTCGGCTGCATTTTGGCCCTCGCTTTAGCCGTCAAGCATCCCAGCTCTATCAAGTCATTAACACTGCTTGCACCGGTACGCTTCAAACTCCTCTAATGTCATATTTGTTAATATTTGTGGTCCTTTGTTCACTCAATTTTAGTATCCAAACTCATGTCATATCGTTTTCCTTCCTTTACaattgatatttaatatcaCTTGTTGAACTCCTCTTGTTCATATCGTTTTCTTTCCTATCTAATTATTAAGGTATTTATTGAGTATCTTGTGTTCAAACTTCtaaaatgtcattttttttgtcttgatttaatattaataatcattTGTTGTGTATGAACTCTAATAATTTCATTTCCTTCTCAATGAATCTTGATAGTAACTTGTTaggtgttgggttgttgtttccTCCCAAATTTATACTAAAAATCACTCATTTGGTCATATAGAAAATTCTTCCATTTATTATTTGCCACGATAGTatgcttttgaaaataatgagggatcctctaaaattaaaaaattacttataaaaacaaatttctAGTGTGAACAAAGGAAGTATGATCATATTTTTATTGTACTAGAATTTTTTCCACCATCATCTTATTTTTCAACTCTTAAAACAACACATGTTATTTACTCCTATaattgataatgatatttattgaattttgtaCAAATTATACTAAcccaactttaaaaaattattaaaaacattaataaatgaTTAAATACACGATAATAGtcatattaaactttttttttgcaGCCATATTATCCGGCACCAAAGGGTGTAGAACCGAGCCAATACGTGATGAGGAAGGTTGCGCCGCGGCGGGTGTGGCCGCCGATAGCCCTAGGGGCGTCGATAGCTTGCTGGTATGAGCACATCTCAAGGACGGTGTGCCTACTCATATGCAAGAACCATCGCTTTTGGGAGTTTCTAACCAAACTTGTCACCAGAAATAGGTATTTTcctctcatttttttctcaCCAAACTTCAGTTCCTTGagttgtttttctttgtttaacCATAATTACGAATCTTTCaccaaaaggagaaaaaaaatgttgaacaCCCTTTGACaattgttttgatttgatttttggtgTAACCGTTTTGTTAGGTTCGAATTTACGAATACTTCTATTTCTAACTTTTTAATTTGTTCAATAACAACATTGGTTTCGACTTTTAGGTTTTTGAGTCAGATATATCTCTAAAACATTCCATTTGTTTTTGAGTCTAACAAGTGTAGTCCCTAAATAGATTTCATAGACTTATtaaatatagaatttaattttgtgACTAATAAAACATTTAACTATCTAATTTATTCACGAGCTTTCAAAAATCATATAATGAATTAGAAACCTAATTAAgtaaaaaactcaaaatttaagcctttcttagtaaccttttattttttagtgttccttttttaacaatgaattaagtctataaatactactttcaaTAGTTTTCTAGCGGTCCAACATACATTTTGaaagatttttcaaatttttaaattaaattttaaaaaaagtttttaaaaacttattttttttataattaaattaagctACTGTACTAGATTACATTTTTTAAGTAATTAATACCCACAAAGAAAATTGTTAGtgaaaaatcatcatttttattttcctttaaaatcCTTCTCAACTACATAACTCAAATATAATAGTCAACCATTTTAAGATATAGGGTGCATGTGGCTCAATTGATATAAATTCGTTGATTTAATGTTCACTTCCTTCACTTTCCATCATAATattgcaaatatatatatatataaaaaaaaaaacaatagagATTCGATTTTCCTACCtacaaattatccaaaaaaattttgatatttctatagaaaaacaaaattgtaagtTCATTGATGAGATAGACCATCCTACAATATTTCTCATCCAATCTGGTCTAGGTCAACCAAGTTTATGATTCTAGCCGGGTCCGAGTCAAGTAATATACAACCCTGGTCCTTTAACACAACTTGATGTAGTATCTGATCCTTTTCAATTATTTGAACTCAATGTCCAAAAGTTTTAATTTGTCAGGAACTTGGGTCCAAGTTGTAGCATTCGTTTAGTTAACATATGGGTGGGTTTGGATCCttttatttccaattttactagaaaaaatttatagaaataaaagtaaaagtaaaatttaatgcagttatgtattatatatattctGATGTACGTTACAGGCATGCAGGAAAAATAAAACACCACAAAACTGACACAAAATAAGCTAGTAAAtgatattttgtgatttttgcttcttgtaATTTAATGCTAGCTACTGTAACTCTTTACAGGATAGTACCTTTTTAGAGTGTTTTAATTGTAAATCCCAATATAATTCTATAAATAATACACACAAATTACAAGATCCATGGTTAAATCCCAATTCTTACGatgattgaatttaaattttaaaaaaaaatgttaaagtaACATTTTGTTGTTTGTACTTTAGGCTTGTTTAACTTCAAAGTTCTAATATTTATCCctgtattttcaaaaaattttaagtttagtCTAGTTTATTATTggtttttccaaaaaaaaaattatttattagtatttttgttataaatttagaaaatataatcacatattatatttttcttatgtgaaattattatttattattttaacgGATTGTGATTAACAAaatgttaaattgtaaatttggtccttatagtttgataaaacttgcataaataattttgtaatttttgctCAACCAACTATTTATTAGGTTTCATCAGATTATAAAgattgttataaattttttttcccaaaaaagtttaaatttttttttagaaaaacatagaacctaatttacaatttaacctaaaaaaatcaattttgttttattgaGAGTATAAATATCAAAATGGAAGAAATcatgtttaaaaaattagtattttaatccaatagatttttttttttgttttttttcctcctcaTCACAGCCTGTCATATTAACAAGtggatatttatatttttcagaatAGAATCATTTTTAGTGGAGGGTTTCTTCGCCCACACGCACAACGCCGCGTGGCACACACTCCACAACGTCATATGTGGAACCGGTGGAAAGATAGAGAGATATTTGGACGCCGTCCGAGAGCGCGTGAACTGCCACATCAACATATTCCACGGCAGCGACGACGACGTAGTTCCGGTAGACTGCAGCTACAACGTGAAGGCGCGTGTACCAAAGGCGCGTGTGAATGTTGTGCAAAACAAAGACCACATTACAATCGTAATTGGAAGACAAAAAGCCTTTGCTAGAGAGCTTGAGGAAATTTGGAGCAATTCAAAcgcttaaataaaaaaaataatagtaatgaagcaaatattattattactgttattattaatatatcttAATCgtaaattaaaagttttttttttaaaaaaaaaaaaaagaagaagaagaagagaaatggacgatattaaaaatttaaataaccTCAAAAGAAGGTTTTAAGAGAGTTatgtaattctttttctttagtaATGTGTAAAAAGTTTGTATTTTGTGAGGCCAAAGCCGTGTGAAAGTATTTGAAATACCCCATAATATTGGGTGTACTTCGAAATTGATGTTtagcaataaaaaaaatgtcaatcatatataaatatttagtaatttataaaatattaggGGATTTATTAACGGGCCAAGAGTACGTACCTTCTTCAAATGGtaatgttttatattttttttttctaaaaaagatgTTCATGTTTGACAAACATgtatattaattttcatttcatatacaaaatttgtacttgtattttaattttatattattttttttcctttatcacatatacatataGAAAGATATGAAtagtttttttatctttatgCAAATTGATTGAATGATTTTTGCTAATATATTTAGGTGAACAAATTTATAAggatttataataattttgtaattattattaCTTAATCTAGATATGCATTTGAAATTACATTTATATGAAGATTGAATCATAAGTTTTAGTTGCTAAGTTTTGAAAAGTTGTTCTTAATAAATTTGTAACCTTTTAGTTCctaaaaatgtctaatagatctataaattttaaccttatatctaataaatctttaaaatattaaaaatattttaaagattaatggttttagaacaaaaagaaaaaaaagatggtgtctaattaaatcttaaattttatattttgaagtgAAAAGatgcattattattattattattttaaatatctaaccaTGCCTATTAAGTACAAAGTTAAATTAGTGTCaagtataatatttaatttttaatatttttgaataTGCAAGAGACCTATTATATGCATAGTTGATATGTTAGGAATATGttaaacacaaaaatcaagaaatcattcaccctttaaatattttttttaaagtttagaaactatatattaacACAAATCTAAAAGTTCATCGGCTAAACTTCTAATCTTATATACATTTGTGTTTCCACTGAATTGAAGTTCTGAGTCTGCCGTTGATCTTGAGAATATTTGTATGTGAGATGTTGGATAATCAAAGAAGATTGTGTTTAGTTGTGTATGTGAAATGCTATATTAGaattttatatgaaaaaaacTATGTTTGtgtatttaatttatagaaTTAGCATGATAATCTTACACAAATTTAGTAGATTAATCAATCAAACATATCAttcaatatattgataaaaattaattaattaagaataaaataatcattttgattataaatatttgaaaaatgtataataataattttcatattagtTATAATTTAatacttaattatttttagttaatttagTGTTggtaattagaaatttaatttaagtttaattaatcaataaaataaaacatattttaaaatatattgaaagtGAAAAAGTAGAGGAAAATATGGTAGGTTAATAGTNatataattttgatatattataatgagtgaaataacataaattaaccacaataaatagttaattgtttataaatattcaataactaattaattataataatttaaaaatgaagattgttgtattagttttatttaactAATCTTAATTACCTAATTACACATATTTAAGATACTGGTCACTAATTAATCAATAAACGCAATAGGTAATCACATTCATTTAATgagtttttatttataaaattaattaattgcatTGATTTTggtaaattaatatcaattaattatagttaaataattatattcaaaataaaaattaaatgaataaggagaaaagaaaaaaaatcatcatgGAATACTCACTATTCATCTTGAATTCCCTTAAGCCATATTCTGAATTCCCTTGAaccaaacaaatcttaatattGTATCTCATGAATTTAGATGAAGTGTTGAGGTATTATTTTGGTTGAAAACATAAAGTGCTATATCCTATTTTTGTTCTTAAGTGAAATGCTTGTTAGATTCTATTGCTAGGCTAATTTTTTAACCTTGAATCTTGTCATTTGTTAAAAAAAGTATCTATTTTTTgtaatatcatagatatttcaaaactatttttagagTACAAATCTATTAGAATTTTGGATAAAAATTGAGATCTATAACATATGTGGCATAGTGATCTGGAATGATGTGGGGCTGCTCGAGTCCCACTTTTTGTCTTAGGTGACTGTCACATCAATTATAAGGTCTTAACTTTGGTcaaacatttaaacaattttttattttgaaaatagttttgaaacacttatgaaatttcattgatgatattaaattttttaagagaatatgaatattttttaaataattaaacattaagtaggttaaattttctttttgggttTTTTCCCCCCTTTTTAGAAGaaggttattttttatttttttatttttggtgttttttttagtataacaacGGTAAGAAGAAAAGATCGAACCTTCCACCCCTAAAGAAGAAAGTTATATCAATTACCATTGAGTTAAGCTCATTTTAACTATTAACGaagttaaatttctttttactCTTTCATATAGTTCTTTGCTGATGAAATTGACATTTTAAAGTATGAGTTCTAAATAGATATAGGACCCGTTTGAACTTATTCAAGAAAAAGTGCatttaaaaaaactcatttttatttaaatttctttgacaaaaatggttaaaaatacatttcaaaaattattttgagtggttggtaaacatttcaatttttttcaaaagcacttattttttaaattaaatatttgaacatgTTCCAAACACATCCATAATCTAATATGTTTAGTGAAGTTTGGATTTTTTGAACCAATTATTTGTGAATTTTCACAActtaaattatgaattaaattgaaagtccTTTCTAAAATCAACACCGGTGATTCGAATTTCCAAAACATGTAAATTAATTCTAAAGGCAGCattaaatacaaacattattataaaagaaacgatgctataatttaataatatagcAATAAGTTGATCTTGCGTAACTTATGTAGCACTCATTATAATTTACGGAATAGGATTCAATAGTTATTGCGtaatgttataatatttattgagAAACTTATTCAacgaaaattttctaaaaaaatggtACTCAACTTAAGAaggatttaaatgaaattgagGGTCAAGTTAAACgtcttttatcttttattattaatCCTTTAGGTATTTTcttatttacaattttaatgTCAACTCAAACATGTATCCTCATGAAGGTGAGTTTAGCTCATAAATTAATATGACCTACGTATTTAGAGGTCGAAGGTTTGATCTCTCATCTTTGTAGTTTTTGTaataagagaattaattaattaatttaaaaaattataattaattaaaatttcactaattttttattattactaaaatttaatttaaaattttcactcaataattatttttaattaaaaatagacattaatgtcaaatattaaaagtgactatttagttaaaaaaaaaatcgaggTTATAAGTATAAATCTCGAAAACTAGAGACCAAATAGAAATAACTCAAATCtaaatagtaaaattgtaacattttagaACTTAAGGActcaattaaaaattaaactcaaaatttacgGAGATGAAATGTAATTATCTCTCTGATGTTcgtgggttggattgggttgaaggACTTTTTAGACCTGACCTAATTGTTCTAAGTAATCCTCTTAAAAAATGAACACAACCCAATCCAGCCATGAAACATTTGGGTTGGATCGGTTTGAGTTACTcgggttatttatttaaatttttgttttaaaaagaagcaaaattatTAATacgtaaaaatttgatttaagtattttcatatattgaattaatattaacaacttaatttcaatttatataatgcaaaatattttttcaaaatgctaaaagaaattgtttttaGAAGTTATTGGAgaataaatgataaaaaaaaactaatgaaattaaataaaactaaaataaaatatatgtatatttaaatgtatcataattttttttaaaaaaatatatattttaaagttaataataagtttgaaTTGGTCCGATTAGTTTGAATTATTATAGGTGAACTCATGAACCAACCAAatctataaaatttttatttatttgaactcaatcTAACCCCAAAGAGTTAATAACTCAATTCAAACCGTACAAATTGAATTGGATCAatttttcaagtcatctatACCCTTAATTAtcccaataaataaataaataaataaaatcaatatgGGAGCCACTATGTCGAATATCTTCATTCTTGACGTGCAAAGTTTCAAACAGACGAAGTAAAATCTTTCAATTGGACGAACTGGCAGCTGGATTCAATCTATTGTTACAATCTTTTAcgttaaaattatattttcaatcTTTGTAAATTTGGTtcataaaaaattgtttaataaatttctatattttttagttttttattatagtttaaattttgaaatgaattaaaactaatttacaTATAAGATAtcaaacttaatttgatgttaatGGAATTTTGACTAtcaatatctttttaatttactaatttagaagattttttttataattgttttaaattgtaaaattgctaaaaatattttcaagtataacaaaatgtcattgtctatccGTGGTAGACGGCGATAGATATCTATCACTAGCACTGATAGATGTCAATAGACCACGACAGGTATCTACCCtgatgatattttgctatatttttcgTTAAGTtgattcattttcctttatttgaaaatacCATTGTTTTCAATTTCCAATTTCTACAAACTTAATTGATTGTCGAAATTTACTAACTATATCTAGTAACTCTATGAACGTAGAAAATTCAGAAGTTcagagattaaatttgtaaatttaaaagattagagtcaaataaacataaattttaaagttcaaggattaatttatagtttaatcTAGTTTTGATTGTTTACCATGcgatatagattttttttttttattttaaaatactaGTTAAATTACAACTTCAATCCCCAACTT
Proteins encoded:
- the LOC120092660 gene encoding probable lysophospholipase BODYGUARD 1 — protein: MLSISSSSSSSSSMAKSAKWVFKSIGHFTNEVVSIFLFSLLDIFDIVLCFVYKMADFFFESQWKPCYCSSHKEAITSSDGNKVLVSQKNVLSLSTKLQLEEVSDTLYTRPSYLSEISKVMPFLVGSTTTTAVGSTFTVNSTIVEMLQDKINGGQNPRWSDCDCKPCTRWSSSPKQSLFVRSHGLKDHPREDVLFIHGFISSSAFWTETLFPNFSESAKSSYRFLAVDLLGFGQSPKPADSLYTLKEHVDMIETSVLEAYKVKSFHIVAHSLGCILALALAVKHPSSIKSLTLLAPPYYPAPKGVEPSQYVMRKVAPRRVWPPIALGASIACWYEHISRTVCLLICKNHRFWEFLTKLVTRNRIESFLVEGFFAHTHNAAWHTLHNVICGTGGKIERYLDAVRERVNCHINIFHGSDDDVVPVDCSYNVKARVPKARVNVVQNKDHITIVIGRQKAFARELEEIWSNSNA